The proteins below come from a single Bryobacter aggregatus MPL3 genomic window:
- a CDS encoding nidogen-like domain-containing protein codes for MKKTLVGLIVLAGILQAQAIRGNSGFSTSKLKNDDDNFESTSIGFPINFFGQRYTSTYVTNNGNITLGSINTVGGRAEWVPTSIRNISTPIIAPFYADVDTTNSSAVSFGNDTVNGHKAFAVNYVGVGYFNAKADKLNSFQLVLIERSDTGAGNFDIEFNYGSIQWDIGENTTSGRAYASVGYTNALGGAQNASFELPGSLTAGAFLDNGPYALIRQSRNSNGVPGRLVFEVRNGDVGNTTLILQPDKTILNCPDATLIARGSGFGGTNIFTVPAFHYNLKENGVAREITEAFATKVSDAPPGTYDFTVKYRTITPVDSTGAQTSNKIDLTITLPAAASDPAYTATDSKSIRNCGVAADCGTLPKTGRIGFSLSGRASASGGLPPYVYTAPNGVPPGLTFARDGALSGAPSSAGNFSYVVRVDDNSQTPQFSLVTCALAISGTNAPLAGSCNTPGGVPGASYSGSIVGSGGAGGYTYRLTNGSLAPGLSLNSSTGAITGIITATASGNYAFTVTVTDSAGGTVAVPCSVQVTPVVIPIPSITSFAPPAVVVGSDTFSLTVTGTNFNSGSVVVWDGFALPTHFTNATTLVASIATNLTSWAHAVKLHVKNGSTVGPDQDYEVVNPLSVTSTIPRALTTSTAPIVISITGDGFYPNIALSINGVSAPVTRLSAQQLQTQIPASLLAQPGTITLRLDNPNGLGVSVPLQVVSSVTVTPSVSIDKPAVITDQSIAIVKLTQAPGQMLNGTLTISFSPGADNNPNNGPTDFPRFTTASTRQIAFTIAATGTEFRAPIDQGSVAGVATVKLSSLTANGVDLLNGASITQTLNIDPAVPFILPASVGMVRTANGFNVEVSAISTLRSLTGATLSFTLASGVANNGAASFPVDNLANLANTWFQSDAGKTAGGSFKLTIPFTFEGDFSNITGVQVILSNSRGASAAVSGGRR; via the coding sequence GTGAAAAAAACATTAGTAGGCCTGATTGTTCTGGCCGGAATCCTTCAGGCGCAGGCCATCCGTGGCAACAGCGGCTTTTCAACCTCCAAACTCAAGAACGACGACGACAACTTTGAGTCGACTTCGATTGGCTTCCCGATCAACTTCTTTGGGCAGCGCTACACCAGCACTTACGTCACCAATAACGGCAACATCACCCTCGGATCGATCAACACGGTGGGCGGTCGCGCAGAGTGGGTGCCCACGTCGATTCGCAATATCTCGACGCCGATTATCGCGCCCTTCTACGCCGATGTGGATACAACAAACTCCAGTGCGGTCAGCTTTGGCAACGACACTGTAAACGGACATAAGGCTTTCGCTGTTAACTATGTCGGTGTTGGTTATTTCAATGCCAAAGCAGACAAGCTGAATTCATTCCAATTGGTGCTCATTGAACGCTCCGACACCGGAGCAGGGAACTTCGACATCGAGTTCAACTACGGATCGATCCAGTGGGATATCGGTGAGAACACGACGAGTGGCCGCGCTTATGCCTCGGTCGGCTACACCAATGCGTTGGGTGGCGCGCAGAATGCCTCCTTCGAGTTGCCTGGATCTCTCACTGCCGGTGCCTTTCTCGATAATGGCCCTTACGCTTTGATTCGCCAGTCTCGCAATAGCAATGGCGTGCCTGGACGTCTCGTCTTTGAGGTTCGCAATGGCGATGTCGGCAATACGACGCTCATCCTGCAGCCCGACAAGACGATTCTGAATTGCCCGGATGCCACCTTGATTGCCCGTGGCAGCGGCTTTGGCGGGACTAATATCTTTACGGTTCCAGCTTTCCATTACAATCTGAAAGAGAACGGCGTGGCGCGTGAGATTACAGAAGCCTTTGCAACCAAGGTTTCGGATGCTCCTCCGGGTACTTATGACTTCACCGTGAAGTACCGCACGATTACTCCGGTCGATTCCACTGGTGCACAGACTTCCAATAAGATCGATCTTACGATCACCCTCCCGGCTGCGGCCAGTGACCCTGCCTATACTGCGACCGATTCGAAATCCATTCGCAATTGTGGTGTGGCTGCTGATTGCGGTACGCTGCCCAAGACTGGCCGCATTGGCTTCTCTCTGAGCGGGCGAGCCAGCGCTTCCGGCGGACTTCCACCCTATGTCTATACGGCTCCCAATGGTGTGCCTCCGGGCTTGACCTTTGCGCGCGACGGCGCTCTCAGCGGAGCCCCGAGTTCGGCAGGCAACTTCAGCTATGTCGTGCGAGTGGATGACAATTCACAGACACCGCAGTTCAGCCTGGTTACTTGTGCGCTGGCCATCAGTGGCACCAACGCGCCGCTCGCCGGTTCCTGCAACACGCCCGGTGGTGTTCCTGGCGCCTCTTACAGCGGCTCCATTGTGGGGAGTGGGGGCGCTGGCGGTTACACTTACAGGCTCACCAATGGTAGTCTGGCTCCCGGACTCTCGCTGAACTCAAGCACCGGCGCTATCACGGGCATCATTACTGCTACCGCTTCGGGCAACTATGCCTTCACGGTGACCGTCACGGACAGCGCCGGTGGGACTGTTGCCGTGCCTTGTTCCGTGCAGGTGACTCCGGTTGTCATCCCGATTCCGTCAATCACTTCCTTTGCTCCTCCAGCGGTTGTGGTTGGAAGCGATACCTTCTCCCTGACAGTGACCGGTACCAACTTCAACAGTGGCTCAGTGGTGGTCTGGGATGGCTTTGCACTCCCGACGCACTTCACCAATGCAACCACTCTTGTAGCCAGCATCGCGACGAATCTCACCAGTTGGGCGCATGCCGTCAAGCTCCACGTGAAGAACGGATCAACGGTAGGACCCGATCAGGATTACGAGGTTGTGAATCCGCTCTCCGTTACCTCCACGATTCCGAGAGCCTTGACCACCTCCACTGCGCCGATCGTAATCAGCATCACGGGCGATGGCTTCTACCCGAACATTGCGCTTTCGATCAATGGTGTCTCTGCGCCTGTCACGCGCCTCAGTGCCCAGCAACTGCAAACCCAGATCCCGGCCAGCCTTCTTGCTCAGCCCGGCACGATTACGCTCCGCCTCGACAACCCGAACGGTCTCGGTGTCAGCGTTCCGCTCCAGGTGGTTTCGAGCGTAACGGTCACTCCGTCCGTTTCGATCGACAAGCCGGCGGTGATCACGGATCAATCCATCGCCATTGTCAAATTAACCCAGGCCCCCGGCCAGATGCTCAATGGGACGCTAACCATCAGCTTCTCACCCGGAGCGGACAACAACCCGAACAATGGTCCGACGGACTTCCCACGCTTCACCACAGCCAGCACGCGCCAGATTGCCTTTACGATTGCTGCAACGGGCACCGAGTTCCGTGCCCCGATCGATCAGGGCAGTGTCGCCGGAGTTGCGACGGTCAAGCTGAGCAGCCTCACTGCAAACGGTGTGGATCTACTCAATGGCGCCAGCATCACGCAGACGCTCAATATCGATCCCGCAGTGCCCTTCATCCTTCCGGCCAGTGTCGGGATGGTGCGCACGGCAAATGGCTTCAATGTGGAAGTGTCGGCCATCTCCACTCTCCGCAGTCTGACCGGCGCCACCCTCAGCTTTACGCTGGCGAGCGGCGTTGCGAACAACGGCGCAGCTTCCTTCCCGGTGGATAATCTGGCGAATCTGGCAAACACCTGGTTCCAATCGGATGCTGGAAAAACAGCGGGCGGTTCCTTTAAGCTCACGATCCCCTTCACCTTTGAAGGGGACTTCTCGAACATTACGGGCGTCCAGGTGATCCTTTCCAATTCTCGTGGTGCGAGTGCTGCTGTGAGTGGCGGTCGTCGTTAG
- a CDS encoding AI-2E family transporter yields the protein MFRGRSLTWIVLVVLSALLAYGCFLVLRPFFAEIFLATVLAIVFFPIHSWLVRKTKSDNLAAWISTLGAGLLFLFPLTMLGIVLSREARHAVDAMSAAIGPSGSLEWFDRAVNFLSDQLGWDPAQTQDFLKSKLSGIGSSLLSNAVKSLQGLGSWLFSSITTLVTMFFLFRGGSKFLEESKSWVPLPPDMMDILFAETRLQIFANVYGVISVAVAQGTLTAIGFALCGLPSAILWGAMAALFSVVPVVGAALVWVPGVLYLAASGTLGKAGLLLIWGTLLISMADNVIRPIVLSEKAQMNTAVMFFALLGGIDAFGLVGLFAGPIVFSLALAVIKLLREHSSALGMNVEVEGIGI from the coding sequence ATGTTTCGTGGGCGCAGCCTGACATGGATTGTGCTGGTCGTGCTGAGTGCACTACTAGCCTATGGCTGTTTTCTCGTTTTGCGGCCTTTTTTTGCTGAAATTTTTCTGGCGACAGTGCTCGCGATCGTCTTTTTCCCAATCCACTCCTGGCTGGTCCGGAAGACGAAAAGCGACAACCTCGCCGCCTGGATCAGTACACTTGGCGCAGGGCTCCTCTTTCTGTTTCCCCTCACCATGCTCGGAATCGTTCTCAGTCGCGAGGCCCGCCATGCGGTGGATGCCATGAGCGCCGCCATCGGACCCTCCGGAAGCTTGGAATGGTTTGACCGCGCCGTAAATTTTCTCAGTGACCAACTGGGCTGGGACCCCGCGCAGACCCAGGATTTCCTCAAGAGCAAACTTTCCGGCATCGGAAGCAGCCTGCTGTCGAATGCCGTCAAAAGCCTGCAGGGCCTTGGTTCCTGGCTCTTTTCGAGCATTACGACGCTCGTGACGATGTTCTTTCTCTTCCGCGGCGGATCAAAATTTCTGGAGGAGAGCAAGTCCTGGGTGCCACTGCCTCCTGACATGATGGACATCCTGTTTGCGGAAACACGCCTGCAGATTTTCGCTAATGTCTACGGGGTAATTTCTGTTGCCGTTGCACAGGGCACGCTCACCGCAATTGGTTTTGCTCTGTGTGGCCTGCCGTCTGCGATCCTCTGGGGGGCAATGGCGGCACTTTTCTCAGTGGTGCCCGTTGTGGGCGCTGCCTTGGTTTGGGTTCCGGGCGTCCTTTATCTGGCCGCTTCGGGTACTCTGGGCAAAGCGGGACTGCTTCTCATCTGGGGAACTCTGCTGATCAGCATGGCCGACAATGTCATCCGCCCGATTGTGCTGAGCGAAAAGGCGCAAATGAATACGGCGGTGATGTTTTTCGCACTCCTTGGCGGCATCGACGCCTTTGGTTTGGTCGGACTCTTTGCGGGCCCCATCGTGTTTTCGCTGGCTTTGGCAGTCATCAAATTACTTCGGGAACACAGTTCGGCTCTTGGTATGAATGTGGAAGTGGAAGGAATTGGAATATGA
- a CDS encoding lactonase family protein has product MKKEIGLIGVMAMTLLAADRTAYIGTYTKPQGSKGIYMVRFDEATGKLSTPELAGESESPSFLTLSKNGKFLYAVNEINNGDVSAFAIEANGKLRFLNKAKSKGDAPCHLNLDATGKWIAVANYTSGTASILPVGADGKVGEAVATVQHTGKGSNPRRQSSPHAHSVNFSKDNTLLYIADLGLDQVKVYSFDAKTGKIAETAQLVTPSGAGPRHLALSSTGKAYVINEMASSVSVFNTATHQLIETVSALPADYKGDTSGAEIVLHPKGTLLFSSNRGHDSISIYRVNPSNGTIKLLGQQPVGGKVPRGFVLTPDGNFLIAGAQNSDKVFAFKVDLAAGKLIPSGDAVSVGMPVCIRFVK; this is encoded by the coding sequence ATGAAAAAAGAAATTGGATTGATCGGTGTGATGGCGATGACTCTGCTTGCTGCCGACCGCACTGCGTATATCGGAACCTACACCAAGCCGCAAGGCAGCAAGGGCATCTACATGGTGCGCTTCGACGAGGCCACCGGCAAACTCTCCACTCCTGAGCTGGCAGGGGAGAGCGAGAGTCCGTCTTTCCTCACCCTGAGCAAGAATGGCAAGTTCCTTTACGCTGTCAACGAGATCAACAATGGAGACGTCAGTGCCTTTGCCATCGAGGCGAATGGCAAGCTCCGTTTCCTGAATAAGGCGAAGTCGAAAGGCGATGCTCCCTGCCATCTCAATCTGGATGCAACCGGCAAATGGATTGCTGTCGCCAACTACACCAGCGGCACGGCGTCCATCCTTCCTGTCGGCGCCGATGGCAAAGTTGGCGAAGCTGTCGCCACGGTGCAGCACACGGGGAAGGGAAGCAATCCCCGGCGTCAGTCCAGCCCGCATGCCCACTCGGTAAACTTCTCCAAGGACAACACACTTCTCTACATCGCCGATCTTGGTCTCGATCAGGTGAAAGTCTATTCCTTCGACGCGAAAACCGGCAAGATCGCGGAGACGGCCCAGCTCGTCACGCCCAGCGGCGCCGGCCCCCGTCACCTCGCCCTCTCCTCCACCGGGAAGGCCTATGTCATCAACGAAATGGCAAGCAGCGTCAGTGTCTTCAACACGGCCACCCATCAGCTCATTGAAACCGTCTCGGCGCTGCCCGCCGACTACAAAGGCGACACCAGCGGCGCTGAAATCGTTCTACATCCCAAAGGCACCTTGCTCTTCAGTTCCAATCGCGGGCACGATAGCATCTCGATCTATCGCGTCAATCCCTCGAACGGCACGATCAAGCTGCTCGGCCAGCAGCCCGTCGGCGGCAAAGTGCCGCGCGGCTTTGTCCTGACGCCCGACGGCAACTTCCTGATTGCTGGCGCGCAGAACTCAGACAAAGTCTTCGCCTTTAAAGTCGATCTGGCGGCTGGCAAACTCATTCCCAGCGGGGACGCGGTTTCCGTCGGAATGCCCGTCTGCATCCGCTTTGTAAAGTAA
- a CDS encoding gluconate 2-dehydrogenase subunit 3 family protein, producing the protein MKRRSVLYSLLGVAPAALAWQDTVPNIPTSAADGVAMGLPRFFSPADLKSFQELGETLIPAFDGRPGAREAEAAEFLDFLLAQSPADLQTLYRSGVATWNLRRKAGNAAALKELSEPWTYKGSSTSYGKFLHAAKLAFHQATVNSRQWAEAMSTRSRSAAGIGAFWLPTE; encoded by the coding sequence ATGAAACGACGTTCCGTTCTCTATTCCCTCCTGGGCGTGGCGCCTGCCGCCCTCGCCTGGCAGGATACTGTTCCCAATATTCCAACTTCTGCGGCCGATGGCGTCGCCATGGGGCTCCCGCGCTTCTTTTCTCCGGCCGATCTCAAATCATTCCAGGAACTGGGCGAGACGCTCATTCCTGCTTTCGATGGCCGTCCCGGTGCGCGTGAAGCAGAAGCGGCTGAGTTCCTCGATTTCCTGCTCGCACAAAGTCCAGCCGATCTTCAGACTCTCTATCGCAGCGGAGTGGCTACCTGGAATCTACGCCGGAAAGCGGGTAATGCTGCTGCGCTCAAGGAACTTTCCGAGCCCTGGACCTACAAAGGCTCCTCGACGAGCTATGGCAAGTTTCTGCATGCCGCCAAGCTTGCTTTCCACCAGGCGACTGTCAATTCCCGGCAATGGGCTGAAGCAATGTCGACAAGAAGCCGTTCTGCCGCTGGCATCGGCGCCTTTTGGCTCCCCACAGAATAG
- a CDS encoding GMC family oxidoreductase, with protein MKQQTDVLIIGSGASGGMAAHTLTKLGAKCVMLDAGPLIDPEKQKVLRPVSDLPYRGFGKPGRFPHVTQANEFSANMWADEKLNPYTYDPADPYYWVRIRLIGGKTLAWGRASWRLSDYEFKCKDHDGFGDNWPIAYKDLAPFYDRVEPIFRVSGRKEGFDQIPDGNFLLDESKDSECVKRFLESCRKSNVPTTKQRRSTGTLASSLNLLIPAAMETGNLTLVPNAVVRELSYDRKTGRVTGAHFVDRISKREYHITAKAVIVGASTLESTRILLNSNIANSSGTLGHYLFDQFYVKNVVQAVVPEARGGKASRSLMGGGGYIPRFRNLKSKEKNFIRGYAYDFGSGGSLGPQYFSSYGEDLWKKMADTQGSGFNLTAMGEVLPRKENAVRINKLKTDAWGIPVLHIQHKYTDNEFNMAKDAMNTADELCRASGFEVIAKHWEMVPPGESIHELGTCRMGSDPKTSVLNQWNQSHDVKNLFVVDGSSFVSGGSQNPTLTILALSMRASEYLHDQMKQGAL; from the coding sequence ATGAAGCAACAAACTGACGTACTGATCATCGGTAGCGGCGCAAGTGGCGGTATGGCCGCGCACACTCTCACCAAGCTGGGAGCCAAATGCGTCATGCTCGACGCCGGTCCGCTGATCGATCCTGAAAAGCAAAAAGTCCTGCGTCCTGTCTCTGACCTCCCCTATCGCGGTTTTGGCAAGCCGGGCCGCTTCCCTCATGTCACCCAGGCGAATGAATTCTCGGCCAACATGTGGGCCGACGAAAAGCTGAATCCCTACACTTACGATCCGGCCGATCCTTATTACTGGGTGCGAATCCGCCTCATCGGGGGCAAGACTCTCGCCTGGGGCCGTGCCTCCTGGCGTCTCAGCGATTACGAGTTCAAGTGCAAAGATCATGATGGCTTTGGGGACAACTGGCCCATCGCCTACAAGGATCTCGCTCCCTTCTACGACCGCGTGGAGCCGATCTTCCGCGTGAGCGGCCGCAAAGAAGGCTTCGATCAGATTCCCGATGGCAACTTCCTTCTGGACGAATCAAAGGACAGCGAATGCGTGAAGCGTTTCCTCGAGAGCTGCCGGAAGTCCAATGTTCCTACGACAAAGCAGCGCCGCAGCACCGGTACCCTGGCCAGCAGTCTCAATCTGCTGATTCCCGCTGCGATGGAAACCGGCAACCTCACGCTCGTTCCCAACGCAGTGGTGCGTGAGCTGAGCTATGACCGCAAGACTGGCCGCGTGACCGGTGCCCATTTTGTCGATCGCATCTCGAAGCGTGAGTACCACATCACGGCAAAGGCCGTCATTGTCGGCGCGTCAACGCTTGAGTCCACCCGCATCCTGCTCAACAGCAACATTGCAAACTCCAGCGGCACGCTTGGCCACTATCTCTTCGATCAGTTCTATGTCAAGAACGTCGTCCAGGCCGTTGTTCCGGAAGCCCGCGGCGGCAAGGCCAGCCGGTCTCTGATGGGCGGTGGCGGATACATTCCGCGTTTCCGCAACCTCAAGTCCAAAGAGAAGAACTTCATCCGCGGCTACGCCTACGATTTCGGCAGCGGTGGCAGCCTGGGGCCGCAGTACTTCTCCAGCTACGGCGAAGATCTCTGGAAGAAAATGGCAGACACCCAGGGTAGTGGTTTCAACCTCACCGCGATGGGCGAAGTGCTGCCGCGCAAGGAGAATGCGGTTCGCATCAACAAGCTGAAGACTGATGCCTGGGGCATTCCTGTGCTGCATATCCAGCACAAGTACACCGACAATGAGTTCAACATGGCCAAGGACGCGATGAACACTGCCGATGAGCTGTGCCGCGCCTCCGGCTTTGAAGTCATCGCGAAGCACTGGGAGATGGTGCCGCCTGGGGAGAGCATCCACGAGTTGGGCACCTGCCGCATGGGCTCTGATCCCAAAACCAGCGTCCTCAACCAATGGAACCAGTCCCACGACGTGAAGAACCTCTTTGTCGTCGACGGCAGTTCCTTTGTCAGCGGTGGCTCGCAGAATCCAACCCTGACGATTCTTGCGCTGTCCATGCGCGCCAGCGAATATCTTCACGATCAGATGAAGCAGGGAGCCTTATGA
- a CDS encoding cytochrome c3 family protein, giving the protein MRLFLLLVIALGVQAADPPKQPIAFSHKQHAGELKLPCATCHVNPAPGEMMTFPVESKCMTCHQAIKTDSPEIQKLAKFAADKKRVPWTRVYQVPTFVFWSHKAHLDAGAKCSDCHGEVATLTLMSKEKETSMGACMECHRQKKVSNDCSFCHEKLN; this is encoded by the coding sequence ATGAGGTTGTTCCTGCTTCTGGTGATCGCGCTCGGGGTTCAGGCGGCTGATCCGCCCAAGCAGCCCATTGCCTTCAGCCACAAGCAGCACGCAGGGGAGCTAAAACTCCCCTGCGCCACCTGTCACGTCAATCCTGCGCCAGGGGAGATGATGACTTTCCCGGTGGAATCAAAATGTATGACTTGCCACCAGGCGATCAAGACAGATTCCCCTGAAATTCAGAAGCTCGCAAAGTTTGCAGCCGACAAAAAACGCGTCCCTTGGACACGTGTTTATCAGGTGCCCACGTTTGTCTTCTGGAGCCACAAGGCGCATCTCGATGCCGGTGCGAAATGCAGCGACTGCCATGGGGAGGTGGCTACCCTCACCTTGATGTCCAAGGAGAAGGAAACCAGCATGGGCGCTTGCATGGAATGCCATCGTCAGAAGAAAGTCTCTAACGACTGTAGCTTCTGCCACGAGAAGCTGAACTAG
- the truA gene encoding tRNA pseudouridine(38-40) synthase TruA — translation MAREKTNPYQCLRLTIEYDGGKYSGWAEQRNARTVMGELRLAAEDALHAEIELVGAGRTDAGVHARGQVAHVKFRSNQIVSEAQLLAQMNQKLPAEICIKKIEKAPVTFHARHDAVARKYVYQIATRKTAFEKRYVWWVKEELDIEAMQAAATSLVGRHDFKNFQALDPSRPNESSIVVVESAAIVKQEDRILFQIEASHFVWRMVRRLVGTLVKLGKHEITPVQFAQLLKGKVDGRVDVASWTAPSSGLFLEQVRYR, via the coding sequence GTGGCGCGCGAGAAAACGAATCCTTATCAATGCCTTCGGCTCACGATTGAGTACGACGGCGGCAAATACAGCGGGTGGGCAGAACAACGGAATGCACGGACGGTGATGGGCGAGTTGCGCCTGGCTGCCGAAGACGCGCTGCATGCGGAGATTGAACTGGTGGGTGCGGGACGAACCGATGCGGGCGTCCATGCGCGCGGCCAGGTGGCTCATGTGAAGTTCCGGTCGAACCAGATTGTGTCCGAAGCACAACTGCTGGCGCAGATGAATCAGAAGCTGCCGGCGGAGATTTGTATCAAGAAGATCGAAAAGGCACCGGTCACCTTCCATGCCCGGCACGATGCAGTAGCGCGGAAGTATGTCTACCAAATCGCCACGCGCAAAACGGCATTTGAGAAGCGCTATGTGTGGTGGGTGAAAGAGGAGCTGGACATCGAGGCGATGCAGGCAGCAGCAACGAGTCTGGTGGGCCGCCACGATTTCAAAAACTTTCAGGCACTGGATCCGTCAAGGCCGAACGAATCGTCGATTGTCGTAGTGGAAAGCGCCGCAATCGTAAAACAGGAAGACCGCATTCTGTTTCAGATTGAGGCGTCCCATTTTGTGTGGCGCATGGTGCGGCGGCTGGTGGGGACCCTCGTGAAACTTGGGAAGCATGAAATCACACCGGTGCAGTTTGCGCAACTGCTCAAGGGGAAAGTGGATGGGCGGGTGGACGTTGCGTCCTGGACCGCGCCCTCCTCCGGCTTGTTTCTCGAACAGGTGCGCTACCGCTAG
- a CDS encoding response regulator transcription factor yields MNRKMRILLADDHSVVRQGFRMILSAQPDFEVVAEAANGREAIEMAEKTKPDVVVIDVSMPELNGIEATRRILEMNERIRILALSMHRDSVYVREILRAGAVGYLLKDAVENDFLNAVRAVARGEGYLSPAVADAVLVDYRKHVKDPIDLLSSREREVLQMIAEGKTNKEIANTLNLSVYTVEAHRGRIMEKLNLHSGSELVRFALRHGLID; encoded by the coding sequence ATGAACCGCAAAATGCGCATCTTGCTGGCTGATGACCACTCCGTCGTGAGACAGGGCTTTCGCATGATCCTGTCCGCACAACCGGATTTCGAAGTGGTGGCGGAAGCTGCAAATGGCCGCGAGGCGATCGAGATGGCAGAGAAGACCAAGCCCGATGTCGTGGTGATTGATGTCTCGATGCCGGAGTTAAACGGGATCGAGGCGACAAGAAGAATCCTCGAGATGAATGAGCGGATCCGGATTCTCGCCTTGAGCATGCATCGCGATTCGGTGTACGTGCGCGAGATTCTACGCGCGGGGGCCGTTGGCTATCTGCTGAAGGACGCGGTGGAGAATGATTTCCTGAATGCGGTACGCGCCGTCGCACGCGGGGAGGGTTATCTCAGTCCAGCTGTCGCCGATGCGGTGTTGGTGGATTACCGCAAGCATGTGAAGGATCCAATCGACCTGCTGAGCAGCCGCGAACGGGAAGTGCTGCAGATGATCGCCGAAGGCAAGACAAACAAAGAAATTGCGAATACGCTGAACCTGAGCGTCTACACGGTGGAGGCCCATCGGGGACGCATCATGGAGAAGCTAAATCTACATTCTGGGAGCGAACTCGTGCGATTTGCCCTGCGGCATGGTCTGATCGATTAA
- a CDS encoding sensor histidine kinase produces MSLFEQRRGVLSVLGVGFVLVIGLLAIVAYLGITRSQRIHESIGELVTEHIAHESLLDRVELEQQRLGSLLLLIYQRKGISPGNADQILAEIHDSEVRMREIEQTSSTQELRDSSGELLRLSKVFAQEIHRVAAQPKVKEEELAKLVDINLQLVQLATSILKNDADQSAAIESHIDTQSEELSRGFMLLLGGSLAVALACAMLTIWLTIRFLDRLAWQSAEINKVSWQMLQGQEESARRFSHEMHDELGQSLTGLKAMLLGMRTDQFDSRRQECIHLLDESIGNVRELSQLLRPVILDDFGLPAGLQWLCERFTERTRIPVKFHSNLDVRLVDETETHLFRITQEALTNIARHSGADGADVSLLSDDDEVRLKIRDNGKGLKEFQGRKAPSIGMIGMRARARQAGGDLAVKQSPSGGLTIEVTVPLKPALTEEEQAHEPQNAHLAG; encoded by the coding sequence ATGTCTTTGTTTGAACAGCGTCGGGGAGTTCTCTCGGTCCTAGGTGTAGGCTTTGTTCTCGTCATCGGACTGCTGGCCATTGTGGCTTATCTGGGAATCACCCGTAGCCAACGGATCCACGAAAGCATTGGCGAACTGGTGACCGAGCATATCGCGCATGAATCCTTGCTCGATCGTGTCGAATTGGAACAACAAAGATTGGGAAGTCTGTTGTTGCTGATCTACCAGCGCAAAGGCATCAGCCCTGGGAATGCCGACCAGATTCTGGCGGAAATCCATGATTCCGAGGTGCGGATGCGCGAAATCGAGCAGACTTCGAGCACCCAGGAACTACGAGACTCCTCTGGGGAGTTATTGCGTTTGTCGAAGGTCTTCGCGCAGGAAATTCACCGGGTCGCCGCACAGCCGAAGGTGAAGGAAGAAGAGCTCGCAAAGTTAGTAGATATTAACCTGCAACTCGTGCAACTGGCAACGAGCATTCTGAAGAACGATGCCGACCAGTCGGCTGCCATTGAAAGTCACATCGATACTCAGAGCGAAGAGCTTTCGCGCGGTTTTATGTTGCTACTGGGCGGATCTTTAGCGGTTGCGCTGGCTTGCGCGATGCTGACCATCTGGCTGACCATTCGCTTTCTGGACCGGCTCGCCTGGCAGTCTGCCGAAATCAACAAAGTCTCGTGGCAGATGCTGCAGGGCCAGGAGGAATCCGCCCGGCGTTTCTCCCATGAGATGCACGATGAGCTGGGACAATCGCTGACCGGATTGAAGGCAATGTTATTGGGGATGAGGACGGACCAGTTCGATTCCAGACGGCAGGAATGCATTCATCTGCTCGACGAATCGATCGGAAATGTTCGCGAATTGTCGCAGCTCCTGCGGCCAGTCATTCTTGATGACTTTGGACTGCCGGCGGGCCTGCAATGGTTGTGCGAACGCTTCACCGAGCGCACCAGAATTCCAGTGAAGTTCCATTCCAACCTGGACGTGAGACTGGTGGACGAGACGGAAACGCATCTGTTCCGGATTACGCAGGAGGCGCTGACCAACATCGCGCGCCATTCGGGTGCGGATGGGGCCGATGTCTCGCTGCTCAGCGACGATGACGAAGTCAGGCTCAAGATCCGGGATAACGGCAAGGGGTTGAAAGAGTTTCAGGGCCGGAAGGCTCCGTCCATCGGTATGATCGGAATGCGTGCCAGAGCGCGCCAGGCTGGCGGCGATCTCGCGGTGAAGCAGAGTCCATCTGGTGGATTGACCATTGAGGTGACCGTGCCGTTGAAGCCGGCACTCACAGAGGAAGAACAAGCACATGAACCGCAAAATGCGCATCTTGCTGGCTGA